In a single window of the Myxococcus guangdongensis genome:
- a CDS encoding type IV pilus modification PilV family protein yields MRQARGFTLLEVVVALAILGLALMAIFDLNAGAVANHVYTKRLTVASLLARSKMTDVEQQLYDDGFTPDDDEESGDFSDEGWPQFKWKARIIAPKLDGVSPDQLIGALFNLPIGGDSSDPMSGIASLFGGGGGDKDGKGGSSGPQPAGGGLGGAAMGMAQPMFTQMVQQLTQTVREVHLTVYWQEGTQLESIDLVTHVVSLGPGSDRNGGFSPNAGGQTPGADNQWVDPDSPGMIVQNPIPGPNGVMLHPQTRKPLMRRSEWLNRANGGQQGGRGAGGILPPGMGGGRPQIPNLGGGLMRNDR; encoded by the coding sequence ATGAGACAGGCCCGGGGCTTCACGCTGCTGGAGGTCGTGGTGGCGCTCGCCATCCTCGGCCTCGCGCTGATGGCCATCTTCGACCTCAACGCGGGCGCGGTGGCCAACCACGTCTACACCAAGCGCCTCACGGTGGCCTCGCTGCTGGCGCGCTCGAAGATGACGGACGTGGAGCAGCAGCTCTACGACGACGGCTTCACGCCCGACGACGACGAGGAGTCCGGCGACTTCTCCGACGAGGGCTGGCCCCAGTTCAAGTGGAAGGCGCGCATCATCGCGCCCAAGCTGGACGGCGTGTCGCCCGACCAGCTCATCGGCGCGCTCTTCAACCTGCCCATCGGCGGGGACTCGAGCGACCCGATGAGCGGCATCGCCAGCCTCTTCGGCGGCGGAGGCGGCGACAAGGATGGCAAGGGCGGCTCCAGCGGACCGCAGCCCGCCGGCGGCGGCCTGGGCGGCGCGGCGATGGGCATGGCGCAGCCGATGTTCACGCAGATGGTGCAGCAGCTCACCCAGACGGTGCGCGAGGTGCACCTCACGGTGTACTGGCAGGAGGGCACGCAGCTGGAGAGCATCGACCTGGTGACGCACGTGGTGTCGCTCGGGCCGGGCTCGGACAGGAACGGCGGCTTCTCGCCCAACGCCGGTGGCCAGACGCCCGGCGCGGACAACCAGTGGGTGGACCCGGACAGCCCGGGGATGATCGTCCAGAACCCCATCCCCGGCCCCAACGGCGTCATGCTGCATCCGCAGACGCGCAAGCCGCTGATGCGCCGCTCGGAGTGGCTGAACCGCGCCAACGGCGGCCAGCAGGGTGGCCGTGGCGCGGGTGGCATCCTCCCGCCCGGCATGGGTGGTGGGCGTCCGCAGATTCCGAACCTGGGCGGCGGCCTGATGAGGAACGACCGATGA
- the gspM gene encoding type II secretion system protein GspM, whose protein sequence is MARLQEALAPLQTWFERLSERERRMVAIAGTAVAVFVVFVVLMTFANSASGYRKRTEDKLGKLQEVQALAASYREAQASRQAVETQLTSSNVQLITYIEDKATAAGLQVPNMTPKGDVGIGDGKIMESSVELTFSDVDLRKLTDFMRTVESGPGVVKVKYLRIEPRPNDTLTAWTTVATYRMKQ, encoded by the coding sequence ATGGCCAGACTTCAGGAAGCACTCGCGCCGTTGCAGACGTGGTTCGAGCGGCTCAGCGAGCGTGAGCGGCGCATGGTGGCCATCGCCGGCACGGCGGTGGCGGTGTTCGTGGTGTTCGTGGTGCTGATGACGTTCGCCAACAGCGCGTCCGGCTACCGCAAGCGCACCGAGGACAAGCTGGGCAAGCTGCAGGAGGTGCAGGCGCTGGCGGCCAGCTATCGCGAGGCCCAGGCGTCACGGCAGGCCGTGGAGACGCAGCTGACGTCCAGCAACGTGCAGCTGATTACGTACATCGAGGACAAGGCCACGGCGGCGGGGCTGCAGGTGCCCAACATGACGCCCAAGGGCGACGTGGGCATCGGCGACGGGAAGATCATGGAGAGCTCGGTGGAGCTGACGTTCTCCGACGTGGACCTCCGCAAGCTGACGGACTTCATGCGCACGGTGGAGAGCGGGCCGGGCGTGGTGAAGGTGAAGTACCTGCGCATCGAACCGAGGCCCAACGACACGCTGACGGCGTGGACGACGGTGGCCACCTACCGGATGAAGCAATAG
- the gspF gene encoding type II secretion system inner membrane protein GspF has protein sequence MPVFEYRGLNSTGKQIKGLLEADSPKTLRSKLRADGIFLTDVLAQAEGSRGAVSKGANAGQVARDIDLRKLGRGRVNTDDVAIFTRQLSTLLGAGVTLVESLTALVDQVEKERFKRALSDIKQRVNEGSSLADALGQHPKIFPSIYVNMVRAGEASGALDAVLTRLADFTENQARLQQKILSTMLYPAIMMVVGGGILVALMVFVVPKVTKIFETMKATLPLSTRMLIATSNFFQDWWFIAVPVMVLCGWLFMRWTVSPKGKPKWDRFTLKAPIVGNLVRLLSISRFARTLSTLLKSGVPLLAAMDIVKAVMTNTVLADVVEKARDSIREGESIANPLKRSGEFPPLVYHMVAIGERSGQLEEMLTNVADNYETQVNVRIGALTSLLEPLLIVVMGAVIAFVALSILMPILQVNSAIR, from the coding sequence ATGCCGGTCTTCGAGTACAGAGGTCTCAACTCCACGGGCAAGCAGATCAAGGGCCTGCTGGAAGCCGACTCACCCAAGACGCTGCGTTCCAAGCTGCGCGCCGACGGCATCTTCCTCACGGATGTGCTCGCCCAGGCGGAGGGCAGCCGGGGCGCGGTGTCCAAGGGCGCCAACGCCGGGCAGGTGGCGCGCGACATCGACCTGCGCAAGCTGGGCCGGGGCCGCGTCAACACCGACGACGTTGCCATCTTCACCCGGCAGCTGTCCACGCTGCTGGGCGCCGGCGTCACGCTGGTGGAGTCGCTCACCGCCCTGGTGGACCAGGTGGAGAAGGAGCGCTTCAAGCGCGCCCTCTCCGACATCAAGCAGCGCGTCAACGAGGGCTCGTCCCTGGCGGACGCGCTGGGCCAGCACCCGAAGATCTTCCCCAGCATCTACGTCAACATGGTGCGCGCGGGCGAGGCGTCCGGCGCCCTGGACGCGGTGCTCACGCGCCTGGCCGACTTCACGGAGAACCAGGCCCGGCTGCAGCAGAAGATTCTCAGCACCATGCTCTACCCCGCCATCATGATGGTGGTGGGCGGCGGCATCCTCGTGGCGCTGATGGTGTTCGTCGTCCCGAAGGTGACCAAGATTTTCGAGACGATGAAGGCCACGCTGCCGTTGAGCACGCGGATGCTCATCGCCACGAGCAACTTCTTCCAGGACTGGTGGTTCATCGCCGTCCCGGTGATGGTGCTGTGCGGCTGGCTGTTCATGCGCTGGACGGTGAGCCCCAAGGGCAAGCCCAAGTGGGACCGCTTCACGCTCAAGGCGCCCATCGTCGGCAACCTGGTGCGGCTCTTGTCCATCTCCCGCTTCGCCCGCACGCTGTCCACGCTGCTCAAGAGCGGCGTCCCGCTGCTGGCGGCCATGGACATCGTCAAGGCGGTGATGACGAACACGGTGCTGGCGGACGTGGTGGAGAAGGCCCGCGACTCCATCCGCGAGGGCGAGAGCATCGCCAACCCGCTCAAGCGCTCCGGGGAGTTCCCGCCGCTCGTCTACCACATGGTCGCCATCGGTGAGCGCTCCGGTCAGCTCGAGGAGATGCTCACCAACGTGGCGGACAACTACGAGACGCAGGTGAACGTGCGCATCGGCGCCCTCACCTCGCTGCTCGAACCCCTGCTCATCGTGGTGATGGGCGCGGTGATTGCATTCGTCGCGCTCTCCATCCTGATGCCGATCCTCCAGGTGAACTCGGCCATCCGGTGA
- a CDS encoding type II secretion system minor pseudopilin, which yields MPLPFPKQTSRRRPKPFAAPRSAAANERRSRGVALIIAVVSIALLTIIATEFAYNSRVDLQLAANQRDEVRAYYMARSGVALSRLLLRFQKQVDATPIPNPASLLSGFLGGNVGAQGNTPQPSSLNLQLWRMARVDCHMLKGLVKSEGMDNGKEDAPSLDPVDEDNGNFRMDGEEDPASKEMSAQMTRRSFGGFEGCFLSTISDEEEKLNVHRLMAGAGDALPTALRMLDMLEDKRFEFLWERDDANKVRSTPQDVMLAIKDYADDDETGSAINRNDPVNPMPSGFSDEGSPYSRYEPSYEPKNARFDSVDELYRVHGINDQFMSAFRDRLTVYPDINSRPNINTDDPVMMGLAIMSVADPARPDPRLRDPVFLNELITRIRSARMFSFFGMAVQDFVAVVESAGIVVNPAVKSNVAGNRLIGDKSQTFTIKSVGEAGSVQKTLTAVVRLDDTLGKLLYWREE from the coding sequence ATGCCCCTGCCCTTCCCCAAGCAGACGTCCCGGCGACGTCCCAAGCCCTTCGCCGCGCCGCGCTCCGCGGCCGCGAACGAGCGGCGCTCGCGTGGCGTGGCGCTCATCATCGCGGTGGTGTCCATCGCGCTGCTCACCATCATCGCCACCGAGTTCGCCTACAACAGCCGCGTGGACCTGCAGCTCGCCGCCAACCAGCGCGACGAGGTCCGCGCGTACTACATGGCGCGCTCGGGCGTGGCGCTGTCGCGGCTGCTGCTTCGCTTCCAGAAGCAGGTGGACGCGACGCCCATCCCCAACCCCGCGTCGCTGCTGAGCGGCTTTTTGGGTGGCAACGTGGGCGCGCAGGGCAACACGCCCCAGCCCTCCAGCCTGAACCTCCAGCTGTGGCGGATGGCGCGGGTGGACTGCCACATGCTCAAGGGCCTGGTGAAGAGCGAGGGCATGGACAACGGCAAGGAGGACGCGCCGTCCCTGGACCCGGTGGACGAGGACAACGGGAACTTCCGCATGGACGGCGAGGAGGACCCGGCGTCGAAGGAGATGTCGGCGCAGATGACGCGCCGCTCGTTCGGCGGCTTCGAGGGCTGCTTCCTGTCCACCATCTCCGACGAGGAGGAGAAGCTCAACGTCCACCGGCTGATGGCGGGCGCCGGCGACGCGCTGCCCACCGCGCTGCGCATGCTGGACATGCTCGAGGACAAGCGCTTCGAGTTCCTGTGGGAGCGCGACGACGCGAACAAGGTCCGCAGCACGCCCCAGGACGTGATGCTGGCCATCAAGGACTACGCGGACGACGACGAGACGGGCTCGGCCATCAACCGCAATGACCCGGTCAACCCCATGCCGTCCGGCTTCTCCGACGAGGGCTCGCCCTACAGCCGGTACGAGCCGAGCTACGAGCCGAAGAACGCCCGGTTCGACAGCGTCGACGAGCTGTACCGGGTGCACGGCATCAATGACCAGTTCATGTCGGCCTTCCGTGACAGGCTCACGGTGTATCCGGACATCAACTCACGGCCCAACATCAACACGGATGACCCTGTGATGATGGGGCTGGCCATCATGTCGGTGGCGGACCCGGCGCGGCCGGACCCGCGCTTGAGGGACCCGGTGTTCCTCAACGAGCTCATCACCCGCATCCGCTCCGCGCGCATGTTCAGCTTCTTCGGCATGGCGGTGCAGGACTTCGTGGCGGTGGTGGAGAGCGCCGGCATCGTGGTGAATCCGGCCGTGAAGTCCAACGTGGCGGGCAACCGCCTCATCGGCGACAAGAGTCAGACGTTCACCATCAAATCCGTGGGAGAGGCGGGCAGCGTGCAGAAGACGCTGACCGCGGTGGTCCGGCTGGACGACACGCTGGGCAAGCTCCTGTACTGGAGAGAGGAATAG
- the gspN gene encoding type II secretion system protein GspN yields MSSDSKPARWKVILGYGAFALVAFVLCLLLTFPYETVRARIISEAAQAGLAVRIGSLRPGLSGVTATNVKVSKPPQAMSADLLGKLISGEGLPGAAELGEAVIIDSLAVRPTLFPPGVAVRAHALGGTVTASVGVLGDSKVRADIDGLKASGGNLPGFLGVDLDGVINGTLALTLPKGKSPEPDLSLANGELTLDTQGLIIKGGKASIPMGGGNSMPMDLPQVALGALVGRINFDKGLGTVQELKLKGEDIEALATGTLKLGKRLEYSEPAMDVNLRLDPEAQKRLGLLAAGITIFPPDKKDPSFRAARLGGFLNRPTFLPRR; encoded by the coding sequence ATGTCCTCTGACTCCAAGCCCGCTCGTTGGAAGGTCATCCTGGGCTACGGCGCGTTCGCGCTCGTGGCCTTCGTCCTCTGCCTGCTGCTCACCTTCCCGTACGAGACGGTGCGCGCGCGCATCATCAGCGAGGCGGCGCAGGCGGGGCTGGCGGTGCGCATCGGCTCGCTGCGGCCGGGGCTGTCCGGTGTCACGGCCACCAACGTGAAGGTGAGCAAGCCGCCCCAGGCGATGAGCGCGGACCTGCTCGGAAAGCTCATCAGCGGCGAGGGCCTCCCGGGCGCCGCGGAGCTGGGCGAGGCGGTCATCATCGACAGCCTGGCGGTGCGCCCCACCCTCTTCCCTCCGGGCGTGGCGGTGCGCGCCCACGCGCTGGGTGGGACGGTGACGGCGTCGGTGGGGGTGCTGGGGGACTCGAAGGTGCGCGCGGACATCGACGGGCTCAAGGCCAGCGGCGGCAACCTGCCGGGCTTCCTCGGCGTGGATCTGGACGGCGTCATCAACGGCACGCTGGCCTTGACGCTGCCCAAGGGGAAGAGCCCGGAGCCGGACCTGTCCCTGGCGAACGGCGAGCTGACGCTCGACACGCAGGGGCTCATCATCAAGGGCGGCAAGGCGTCCATCCCCATGGGGGGTGGCAACTCCATGCCCATGGACCTGCCGCAGGTGGCGCTCGGCGCGCTGGTGGGCCGCATCAACTTCGACAAGGGCCTGGGCACGGTGCAGGAGCTCAAGCTCAAGGGCGAGGACATCGAGGCGCTGGCCACGGGCACGCTGAAGCTGGGCAAGCGGCTGGAGTACAGCGAGCCGGCGATGGACGTGAACCTGCGGCTGGACCCGGAGGCGCAAAAGCGCCTGGGCCTGCTGGCGGCGGGCATCACCATCTTCCCCCCGGACAAGAAGGACCCGAGCTTCCGGGCGGCCAGGCTCGGCGGGTTCCTGAACCGGCCGACGTTCCTGCCCCGGCGGTAG
- the gspG gene encoding type II secretion system major pseudopilin GspG, whose product MNQTTQNSQPRRRRNRRGMTLIEIMVVITILGLIAAAVGVAVIPQLEAARRDRASLDIKNIQGALKLYYTKKGKYPDTSAGLNALVETQSLESMPKDPWNNDYVYLNEGGKPVIISYGADGTAGGEGNDADISSADGAATK is encoded by the coding sequence ATGAACCAGACGACCCAGAACAGCCAGCCGCGCCGCCGCCGCAACCGCCGGGGCATGACGCTCATCGAAATCATGGTGGTCATCACCATCCTCGGCCTCATCGCCGCCGCCGTCGGCGTGGCGGTGATTCCCCAGCTCGAGGCGGCCCGTCGGGACAGGGCCTCCCTGGACATCAAGAACATCCAGGGTGCGCTGAAGCTGTACTACACGAAGAAGGGCAAGTACCCGGACACGTCGGCGGGCCTCAACGCGCTGGTGGAGACGCAGTCGCTGGAGTCGATGCCGAAGGACCCGTGGAACAACGACTACGTGTACCTCAACGAGGGCGGCAAGCCCGTCATCATCTCCTACGGCGCGGACGGCACGGCCGGCGGCGAGGGCAACGACGCGGACATCTCGTCCGCGGACGGGGCCGCCACCAAGTGA
- a CDS encoding type II secretion system protein GspG produces the protein MNEQSAVTSPTSSPTGSARPNRSGQLILGGIFLVATVLAFVLVYVTEDRTLAPEQRRARSEIRKLEGLFKAHHRLMGHFPSKEEGFTPLIEAKLIEGVPNDPWGHPYIYWMDGKSGAVVSLGADGKQGGTGLDADLSSGGVLADWGQP, from the coding sequence ATGAACGAGCAGAGCGCAGTGACATCCCCGACGTCCTCACCCACGGGGAGCGCCCGTCCGAACAGGTCGGGTCAGCTCATCCTGGGCGGCATCTTCCTGGTGGCCACGGTGCTGGCGTTCGTCCTCGTCTACGTGACGGAGGACCGCACGCTGGCACCCGAGCAACGGCGCGCCCGGTCGGAGATCCGCAAGCTGGAGGGCCTGTTCAAGGCGCACCACCGGCTGATGGGCCACTTCCCCTCCAAGGAAGAGGGCTTCACGCCGCTCATCGAGGCGAAGCTCATCGAGGGCGTGCCCAATGACCCCTGGGGCCACCCGTACATCTACTGGATGGACGGCAAGAGTGGCGCCGTGGTCTCGCTCGGCGCGGACGGCAAGCAGGGCGGTACGGGGCTGGACGCGGACCTGAGCAGCGGAGGCGTGCTGGCGGACTGGGGGCAGCCATGA
- a CDS encoding type II secretion system protein GspJ translates to MTRRARGFTLMEVMVAVAITALMGTVVAMAFQTGLTAKETVEADADRYRQLRVAMNRMSREIGSAYVSDRFDLKRFRDQQDRPSNFIGESDRLLFTTFAHQRLYTDVKESDQAVVEYFVDASDDKTARGRQDLKRRVNPNVDDRMDRGGTTDVLLEGVKKLEFEYWNSERKEWDDEWDTRRPEQKSILPTRVRVTVTAVDETGKEARYSTQTRIMLNTELPRY, encoded by the coding sequence ATGACCCGGCGCGCGCGAGGCTTCACGCTGATGGAGGTCATGGTGGCGGTGGCCATCACCGCCCTGATGGGCACGGTGGTGGCCATGGCCTTCCAGACCGGCCTGACGGCGAAGGAGACGGTGGAGGCGGACGCGGACCGCTACCGGCAGCTGCGGGTGGCGATGAACCGCATGTCCCGCGAAATCGGCTCCGCGTACGTCAGCGACAGGTTCGACCTGAAGCGCTTCCGGGACCAGCAGGACCGGCCCAGCAACTTCATCGGGGAGAGCGACCGGCTGCTGTTCACCACGTTCGCGCACCAGCGGCTGTACACGGACGTGAAGGAGTCCGACCAGGCGGTGGTGGAGTACTTCGTGGACGCGTCCGACGACAAGACGGCGCGCGGGAGGCAGGACCTCAAGCGCCGCGTCAACCCGAACGTGGACGACCGCATGGACCGGGGCGGCACCACGGACGTGCTGCTGGAGGGCGTGAAGAAGCTGGAGTTCGAGTACTGGAACTCGGAGCGCAAGGAGTGGGATGACGAGTGGGACACCCGGCGCCCCGAGCAGAAGAGCATCCTGCCCACGCGCGTGCGGGTGACGGTGACGGCGGTGGACGAGACGGGCAAGGAAGCGCGCTACAGCACCCAGACGCGCATCATGTTGAACACGGAGCTACCGAGGTACTGA
- the pilM gene encoding pilus assembly protein PilM: MARILGLDLGSHAVKGVVLEARTKGHATRSYVEVRRAQEGERADTLRAAVTELLGKLPPGHADQVVVSLPGPALITHTLTLPFSDSKRIDATLPFEIGSQLPFDISEVVYDYQVVGQKDLEGKEKASDLLVGVVRTQELKALLEVLEELKVDPRVVTHPGLAYQNLLQQAAGLFEGANEGGAVAIVDMGHERTSVAIGTPGTGVRFARTFAGGGKDLSKALATEFQTSLAEAHHWKEQHGALASAAKGPDAERAAAAFTRGLQPVLRELRPTLKSFTARTRQQVGALVLCGGTARMPGLAEQLSKDLNLPVRVLALPADTTEAIAAEEQPTAAQAYALALRGNATGARAPRFNYRRGALAFKGDFDYVKDKLGLLASFAATLLLLLIAFGVVRNSVLSRREAQVDAALCETTQRILGRCEKDYNRALNMLKGVESPAAALPRMSAVNLLAEVTEHVPQDIPVKFDRIQIDTERVILQGETDSSKQVDTLSNALRNHACFKEVKQGKVERTRDGQKVTFRLDVQVQCPGTEGGES; this comes from the coding sequence ATGGCCCGCATTCTTGGCCTCGATTTGGGCAGCCACGCAGTGAAGGGCGTGGTGCTGGAGGCGCGGACGAAGGGACACGCCACCCGGAGCTACGTGGAGGTGCGCCGCGCTCAGGAAGGCGAGCGCGCCGACACCCTGCGCGCCGCGGTGACGGAATTGCTCGGCAAGCTGCCACCGGGCCACGCCGACCAGGTGGTGGTCTCCCTGCCCGGCCCCGCGCTCATCACCCACACGCTGACGCTGCCGTTCTCCGACAGCAAGCGCATCGACGCGACGCTGCCGTTCGAGATCGGCAGCCAGCTCCCGTTCGACATCTCCGAGGTCGTCTACGACTACCAGGTCGTCGGCCAGAAGGACCTGGAGGGCAAGGAGAAGGCGAGCGACCTGCTCGTCGGCGTGGTGCGCACCCAGGAGCTCAAGGCGCTGCTGGAGGTGCTGGAAGAGCTGAAGGTGGACCCGCGCGTCGTCACGCACCCGGGACTCGCCTACCAGAACCTGCTGCAGCAGGCGGCGGGCCTCTTCGAGGGCGCGAACGAGGGCGGCGCGGTGGCCATCGTGGACATGGGCCACGAGCGCACGTCGGTGGCCATCGGCACGCCGGGCACGGGGGTGCGCTTCGCGCGCACGTTCGCCGGGGGCGGCAAGGACTTGAGCAAGGCCCTGGCCACGGAGTTCCAGACGTCGCTGGCGGAGGCGCACCACTGGAAGGAGCAGCACGGGGCGCTGGCCAGCGCGGCGAAGGGGCCGGACGCGGAGCGCGCGGCGGCGGCCTTCACCCGAGGGCTCCAGCCGGTGTTGCGCGAGCTGCGTCCCACGCTGAAGTCCTTCACCGCGCGCACCCGGCAGCAGGTGGGCGCGCTGGTGCTGTGTGGCGGCACCGCGCGCATGCCGGGGCTCGCGGAGCAGCTCTCAAAGGACTTGAACCTGCCGGTGCGCGTGCTGGCGCTGCCCGCGGACACGACGGAGGCCATCGCGGCCGAGGAGCAGCCCACGGCGGCGCAGGCGTACGCGCTCGCGCTGCGAGGCAACGCGACGGGGGCGCGCGCGCCGCGCTTCAACTACCGACGGGGCGCGCTCGCCTTCAAGGGTGACTTCGACTACGTGAAGGACAAGCTGGGCCTCTTGGCGTCCTTCGCGGCGACGCTGCTGCTCCTGCTCATCGCCTTCGGCGTGGTGCGCAACTCGGTGCTGTCGCGGCGCGAGGCGCAGGTGGACGCGGCGCTGTGCGAGACGACGCAGCGAATCCTGGGGCGGTGCGAGAAGGACTACAACCGCGCGCTCAACATGCTCAAGGGCGTGGAGAGCCCCGCGGCGGCGCTGCCGCGCATGTCCGCGGTCAATCTCCTGGCGGAGGTCACCGAGCACGTCCCCCAGGACATCCCGGTGAAGTTCGACCGCATCCAGATTGATACCGAGCGCGTCATCCTCCAGGGGGAGACGGACTCCTCCAAGCAGGTGGACACGCTGTCCAACGCGCTGCGCAACCACGCGTGCTTCAAGGAAGTGAAGCAGGGCAAGGTGGAGCGCACGCGGGACGGACAGAAGGTGACGTTCCGTCTGGACGTCCAGGTGCAGTGCCCCGGGACGGAAGGGGGAGAGAGCTAG
- a CDS encoding prepilin-type N-terminal cleavage/methylation domain-containing protein, whose product MRWNAATRRRSERGLTLIEISIAIIIVAMLFSAAVMGIGSLTGAKAKGAAGELAGTIRSLYDSAALRGKTCRLVFEIPEAKEEKATRYHAECAESGVTTARDRDNALRDVNSERDRARRSNRGGANGEERRSYVASAGETVSAQELMEAEKQRVESQSRFSSFTSEEIPPRELPSDVRVSVWTRQQREAVDSGVAYLYFFPQGYTEKAYVYLSQGDNVWTLDVSPLTGKVNIVGEALEVPR is encoded by the coding sequence ATGAGGTGGAATGCGGCGACACGGCGGCGCTCGGAGCGCGGCCTGACGCTCATCGAGATCTCCATCGCCATCATCATCGTCGCGATGCTGTTCTCCGCGGCGGTGATGGGCATCGGCTCGCTCACCGGCGCCAAGGCCAAGGGCGCGGCCGGCGAGCTGGCCGGCACCATCCGCTCGCTCTACGACTCGGCGGCGCTGCGCGGCAAGACGTGCCGGCTGGTGTTCGAGATTCCGGAGGCCAAGGAGGAGAAGGCCACGCGCTACCACGCCGAATGCGCGGAGAGCGGCGTGACGACGGCGAGAGATCGCGACAACGCCCTGCGCGACGTGAACTCCGAGCGGGACCGCGCCCGGCGCTCCAACCGCGGCGGCGCCAACGGCGAGGAGCGCCGCAGCTACGTGGCCTCGGCCGGGGAGACGGTCAGCGCGCAGGAGTTGATGGAGGCCGAGAAGCAGCGCGTGGAGAGCCAGTCGCGCTTCTCGTCCTTCACGTCGGAGGAGATTCCCCCGCGCGAGCTGCCCTCGGACGTGCGCGTGTCGGTGTGGACGCGCCAGCAGCGCGAGGCCGTGGACAGCGGCGTCGCGTATCTCTACTTCTTCCCGCAGGGCTACACCGAGAAGGCCTACGTGTACCTGAGCCAGGGCGACAACGTCTGGACGCTGGACGTGTCCCCGCTCACCGGCAAGGTGAACATCGTGGGCGAGGCGCTGGAGGTGCCGCGATGA